cacataagtgtttttccagaagagccagaatttatagttccaaactgcaaaatgcagtccaattatttgTACAAGTAATAGCATATTTAGCAAATTTaacaattattttctcaaatttcaaaaataaagggCACCTCTAGGCGCATTGATGACAGCGCGAAGATAAAGCTATTAGTGCTTGATGGGTGTCCGAAacgcatctacaaaattgaaggcactatGGCGCAAGGCGAGATCTCTAAATTCTCCGCTCTATGAAGCCAATGAGTCGTTTGGATTTGGGGAAAAAGTTACGAAATGAGGCCGAAGTATGTCTCTCCTGTCATCGGCTGTGTTGTTATTCACTTagtccttgaagcaccactacaaataaaacaaacggaacaaacacaacatggaaatagtgcaaagaaaagaatgcgcgttgttgacggcgcagagatacgactattcgtgcttgatggatgtccgtgttgcgtttgcaaaattgaaggcgcgatggtgcgaggcgcgtgaactcgcaatgctccgctctatgttgcGTATGAGGTGTAAATTTACAGATTGCGGAGATAAATTAAAAGATGATCTCGATTACGCCGCAACTATACTCGGCTATGTTGCTTCCTGGGGTGGGCcgggaaaaaaaaacgaattctcGCATTCGTTCCCGACTAGAATGGATATTTTTTAAGGGTGAAAATTATAAACATTCATGCAAATCagatgaaaaaaatctaaatttctgaaatgatCCCAAATTgaccattttcattttcatcctccctaattttttgtcaatccagtcttgtaatttttcatgaacgGGATGTTTGCGTCACGGCTACTGAAATTACTTTAATCCAACACGAAACGAAGCTGTTCCTCAAAATTTAGCTCCGTTGGACCACTTTCTTAGAATTCGAAATTGATTAGAATATTTCAGAATTCAATTTGATGAACATTACAAGCTCctggaaaagttttgaatgggaaatggaaaaaaaacagtctCAACAAAGTTAGAAAtcaaactgaaaaattgaaaataaaaatgaataaataaatcgaGTATCAACACCGGCGCAGATATGAGAGACGTAATCAGGCCTCGTTTTTAAACGTTTCTCTCAAATCCAAGCAACAGCTAATTGAcaacatagagcggagcatagCGACTTCACGTCTCGCggcatggcgccttcaattttgcagatgcaacacggacgacATTCatatcaagtacgaatagtcgtatctctgcgccgtcaacaacgcgcgtcctttcttTTGccctatttccatgttgtgttagTTTCGTTCGTCTGATTTGTAGTGATGCtttaagggctacgtgagcaacgcATCCAAAGAAAGGAGAGATGTAAACGGAGAATTAAACCGTTGAATTCAGTATAAgcacagatttaatttaaaccCAAGTTTTTTAGAATTAAATCACAATGGAGGAATCACGGGCAGAGACTTTATCACAGAGCAAAAAAGTAGGCGTATTGACCAACAGGAGTTGTTTGACGCATGGAGgcataaatatttaaaaatttgatcttGCTGAACCATGAGGGATCGCCGACATGGCATAATGTAGAAATCACTTCAGAGACCTTAACGCAGGGCATAAAAGTAGGCGTGCCGATTAATGCCAGCTGTTgcttagattcgggagaaaagttcaaaaacgaggcccgattatgCCTCTCCTATCTCCAGCTGTGTTGATCCTCGATTTATATACTtattcctccccccccctcccccatttgaTTTCTGATTGATTCTTGTTAAGGCTGTATTTATATATCTAAGGCTTCTATGTACCGGCCACATATACAACTCACGGGGCCCATGTTTTTAGGAGCCTCGGACtaattttgtcaccttccggtcaaagtgcCACAAGCgacatgcgacgtttaaaaatttccgccgccattttattttttttacagagaaattgttcaacgaggctgtccggaaatttcactgaatttttttttttttttttttttttcgtgctgcggataaaattcagtgaaatttttaaacagcgattcaaccaacaatttctctgtaaaacaataaaatggtggcggaaattttgaaacgtcgcatggcgcttgagatacttcggccggaaggtgacaatttgACTCGGCTTGTAAATCAAATTGTAAAGAGTTAAatccaagcgttgccaaatgatGCAAATTTCTGCAACTCCAACAAAACATCGAAAACATTTCCACACAGGCATCGCGGATGTCGATCTCGCCAATGGCATTCCCGCGCTATGCGCTCAgaattatttatgattttaatttttttcaaaatccattCAGAAGGAACGCCGACAGCGAGGAAAAGTCGGGGATTTCaggttcaaaatatttgaagaatTGGAGAATTTTTAAATCCTAGGAAACTTGACACCCCACAAACAGCTATGATCACGATAGGTTGGGTATTCCGCTTGTTTCCCCGACAGAGGGCCCGCGAATTGATTATGCTCAAAAAGACCTGAGCGCCAAAAATGAATCTACGAGAAAAACAGTAATCACCTTCTCAAATGACCCGTTCTAAATCTCAGAGCcagagctctaaaatattaaagcaatGAACTGATTTATGGCATTCTAAATTAATCTCCGGTTTAAAACAGGTTGTTTCATGCAGTTTCTgacttttttttgtatttcataTTTGTCGCTCaagtctttttgagaatgaccgattcaattttactttttataaaTGCTACTACAAACGGAAGATTTTGAATAGGTATTTAATTGGAGACGGTTTTAACGCATTTCTAAGTACCTATATTAAAATGAGAAGATTCAGAAGATGGTTGAGTCATCAAGTGTGCGATATTGCCGATAAAGTCAGGCGAAAGATTGTCACATGAGTGTctccatttcatttcatttatttattattaatttacttatttcttgttttcaatTTGATCATATACTCAAACCTCTCACTCCGTACTACTACGACGTATGAATGCAACGAGTGACACGTTTCGTCAGCACaagcggaaaaaattgaaggcgctacggcTTTTTCAATAGCTAGGTCTGGGTACAATTTTTCGTGCTCTTAGGATGTCCgagttgcatacacaaaaaattgcgggCGCTCTCATTTTCATAAGCACTTCATGTGGCTGCAGTTGATAGTTCCCAACTCGAACTTGTGCTCACGAAGAAACCACAGTCTGCTCGAGTTAAATATGGCACTACCTACACTAATTATAGTATGCTTcataaatgaagaattttcttaggtttcaaaattttccttgctAGAATACAAGTTCTGTAGAGGAGAGGTAGAATTTTGTGAATGAGAAAATTGTTAATCAATCGGATATACCAGATTGTTTTCAATGGTGGTTTTAACCTACGTTTATTTGtgttttcttcaagaaaaaagactAGTTATTCACTAACATCAATTATCAATGGTGATTTCTCATTTATGAACAAAATGTGGCCGGGTATGGGAATAAGGGACTTGAAatacaagagaaaattttcaataaaaacaaaaagacGTGATTCAGGTCGAAAATTCAATtccttttaaaatcaatttctcaTACTCATCAGAATGATTGGTCAAAATTTGCATGATTGAGGAAGTCTTAGGAAATTAAATTAATGAGGTCAGAAGCTGGTAACAGTTTTTGAGTCAAATTCCTCCTGCGCTTCCCtcaataatgcaatttttccaCCTTCATCTCTGAAAAGCTTTTGAATACTAAATTTTGGGTGTTCTTTGCGACAGATGGTGTGCCATTGACTTCTCTAATCAGTTGTCTACTCTTCttaagttttgttttttccactCTAAGTCCCTTTTTCCTATGTTCGCTGCTCACCATTTAGTGTTGACTGATGGTGTTAGATGGGTTCCATACTTCCTTGAGAAAATATGATGAGGAAACGCACATAAAAGCACTGCAATGCCCACATTGATTAGTGTTTCATTGTGTAATTTGACAAAACATTAATATCAACAGatttaaaactttcatgatTCGTGCAGCTTCAAGATTAGAGAATAAGgattttttaagccatttttgaaggaatttcCAAGCCTTATGGGTAATTTTTCGCCAATTTCACAATATTTTCCCTGTATCATGAATGTACGTCGAAAATTATTAGTTTTCTTGGAGGAAATATTGTGATTTCTTTATAGAACAGGATGTCTTTCCAAGCAATCTATTCAGCATCagattttttgttaatttctaAACGTGACAGTTCACTGTTGTAATTCTATTACCAGTCAATCAATAGACAAGTGTTTTCATCgtcttgaaaatatttcaaaattcactTATTATGGACACATGAACTATGATTTTAGTAGttcgaagttaaaatttttgtttcgaGAGTAAGTAGAGGTGTTGTCAGATGAGTCAACAtcagttttatttcaatttgcaGGCATTTTTGcatcactactatccacatgaaaacattcgACTCTTACAGAAGCGAGAACAGAAGCTTGGATggattttttaatactttcaaaccttgcaaaacttaaatttttggcctcacagaaatcacaaccacattAAAGTTGTGGATCATTACtgataagtaatttttttagaaaacaatCATAAGACGATTGTGTTCAAGATGGATAGTAGTGAATGATGCTTTGTGCAGAGGTGTAAATTCATTGAACGCGCCTGCAAAtcgaaagtaaacaaacacGGTACTGGTAACAAGTGACTCATCTTAGGACACCTCTACAAAATTACTGAACCTCCTCCAGGATAGTGATATGGGAAATGAAGCTGTTTGAAAACCAAGAGAGAGAGGTGAAAAATATATTTGTCACGTAACAAAACACAATTAATGAAAACATGAAGTTATGaagttaaaaaggaaaaattggattacGTCCAATTATTTGCTGGAAATTTATGCAATGCTGCTGGCATTACTGGCTATCCTGGGCCATAAATCTGCGCATTCCTTTGCAACTGGGCCGGTAATAGCACTACCTGGAAAACACAAAAACGAAATAATCATTTATTGGGGCAGGTCAAACTATAAGTGATACTTTTGCACAAATTAGGGGACTGTTAATGTAGCTCAGAAGTTTTAATCCAAGGGaaatattttcaaggatttGTAGCACaggtttttcttgtttgtagTTAACAGTGGCAACAGAGATCTTTATGGGCAagcattttcctttaaatgttTAAATCTCTTCAATCATCAGTCAGTTTTTCCAATACGTACATCAATCAAAATCATTAGATGGATTTTTTGAATCAGTAAGAATAAAAACAAACCAactctgaaaatgaaaatgttcaggaCACCAAAAACTGAACAGTAGATGAAGAAGTTATAATAATATATAAGTTATAATATATTTATAATAATCTATCTACTAATATTATTTATCattctcagatttttttatgagtGATGAACAGGACTTTTCGAATGAATAATGTAATAATTAGGATAATAGTTTAACAAAACATATAAATTGCAATTATAAAATAAGCTAATTAGCTTTTATCTCAAGCCTGTGTAGAAGTAAAAAGTTTACAATTAATTTCGGCTTAATAATTAAGGCTTTCGTGCCTTCATGCAggttagttaaaaaaaattactaataaATTACTAAATTGGTTATTTTTTACTATGATAAAGCTTTTGGGTACAAAAGACAAGTTCCAAGGACAAGCCCTTTAAAGTGTCTCGAAGAAAAGCTTTTTTTTGTGGTGTCTCCTTCACCTTTAGTACAGTTTTTTGTGCCTCTatgacattttcatttttccaagttggtgtgtttacattctcactgattcaatttaggTCAcagtaatattttttattctcatttgGTGGAGATGTGGGAAATTGTTGCACAAATGATAACCCCACTTTTTGCTTTGCCAACACTGTTTACTGTGTTACAACGCTGTTAGGTCATCCACTTTGCAAAGGTATGGATAGTTCCAAACCTTACCCCTTCGAAGACCCAAATTCAGGGCATCTACAGActtggcaagaaaaaattatctaacTATTCCAGGTTTTTTCGggctaaaataaataaaattctttgacttttcaCAGGGACATACTGTGCGCGAAGAACTAAAAGGGAAACATTTCTTGCGATACTTTCACAGTAAATGACAGAGACACATGAACCTTGCTTTGCATAAAATTGCAATGCCTCGATTCACTAATCCAAACAAGACCAatctacacaggtcagtcaGTGCGTATCTTTTGAAAATCTACTACCCCGACCGGGCTTAACTTGGCTGCACTCAATGCTAGGTCACATTGGCTGCTCCCATAAGAAGtacattgcaggcactcaatactTTGTCACTGCCCAGTGAGTTCCAAAACTCGTCCTTAAGgatgactgacctgtgtagatTGGTCTTGATTCAGAGTGTGATTTAGGGCATTGAACTGCAAACCAAACTGGGACGCATATGGATTTAACGGACAGCGATTGTTTTCTTCACATTCTCAGTTTCAAGATTTTCACAGTAGTTCagtttttatcataaaatttttATACCTGAtgaaagtccctgaaaattcccAGTTTCCAGATCTATTGACACCCTAAGATTAATAACAAGTTCTCTTGCAAAGATTttgagaaaggaaaagaaaaacttggGATATCGCACACTGGTCTTTTCAAGTATGATGGATCAAGAAAATCTAACAATCTTCCTCTATGCACCCCATTCACACAGACTTCCTCTCATTTCGCCACATTCTTGACCACGCCGCTAGCATTGCTTGGAAGCTTCTGCACCCCTGCCTCTTCCGTTGAAGTTTGAGACAACTTCACATAAATTTATGAGGTATATTATAATCATGAAAAAGTTTGATTTGACTAACCTTTCATTTCTCCTTTGTTGTTTACGATAACTCCAGCATTGTCTTCAAAGTAGATGAAAACACCATCCTTCCTTCTGAAAGGTTTCCTTTGCCTGATGATAACTGCGGGCATGACTGaggaaggaaaaataataataattagcACATACTcaattctcatttttaattaattaatttttaaaaaaaaccaagtggCAACCCTGGGTTTTTTTCTCGTAcggggttgccacaaaatttcaaaaattaaattccagGATGTTTCTCTGACACATTATggtaaatttcctaaaaattgaggagttctTTGGAACAAGGGCATATAagacttgcaatgctgctaagattgtgggACTTTGCATTCAATATGCAGCGAACTAAGTTACACATACATGCTAATGTTTTCACTGAATACTAAACCAAATTATAAGATTTTTTCGGAAATAAATCCTAGCAAGGCTTTCAAACTGTTCAACTGGAAACGATTTACTAAGTTGCAGTaacttagcagcattgcaagtctTTTATGCCCTTGTTCCAAAGAACTCCTCAATTATGGATATTTCAGTGATTTGAGAGATGTAATTTAAAATAGTTTCCACATAAAATCTGTTGTTGGTACCTattgtcaaacccattctagaaaacaaAACAAGGTAACTTAACAATTCTTCTCCGACACTtacgtcattttccctgacattttggGTTTTCCCTGACCGAGGCAACCCTACTTTTAACATCCCACCAAGGTTGTACCATCTTATTCCCTGAGTTTTTGCAGTCTTTTTCGCAAAAGGCGACCCTAAAAAAATAAGGGAACAGCTTCATTCCGCTTAGCTGCTGTATGAACATGCTGGGAGAAGATAGACGTCAAGTCAACTAAATCGAAGTAGAGAAAAAGTAGAGAGAAAACAGAACCGTAAACTTACTCTTTTTACGCAGCTCAGGCTTTCCCTTCTTCACTGTGGCGATGATCATGTCTCCGACAGAGCCAACAGGCAATCGGTTCAATCGACCATGGTATCCCTTGACGGCGATGACATACAAGTTCTTACCTCctgcaaaacaaaaaattattctttcagTACTCAAAATGCAAAGGAAATAGAATCTGTAGAGTTTCCTTGACAATAATTCATGACACGAAATGATTCTGTTGCACATGAGAGATACAGCCgactagaactggggaaagaaaagataagacaaaagtcacatcaacCTGAATGCATCAAACATCAAatggcccattggttagcatgtaaatttcaattgaatggtgcaatttttggatgtgtTTTTTATCTTATCTTTTCGTTCCTCAGTTCTAAATAGAGTTTTCACAGGCAAAATCGTTCAGAGGTTACCTTCAGCTCATCAGAAATGTGCAAGATTAACTCTTTAACATACGATTTGCATAGTTCGTACTGCCCATTTTCAAATTGGTGCATCGAAAGAGACTTGACTCTGAGTCTTTGGTGATCACacagtttccaatttttctttattttctactttcctgaatttttaacttttcccagACTCCAAAATTTTAGAATTCACTGACTTTCCCTACCCTTTGAGACAAACTTCCAATTGGACTTTTAACTACACGTACTTCTTCTACACTCTCCTTGCATAATTCCCCGACTTTTCTTAAGAATTTCCGAACATTTCCAGATTACTGTGGATTCCTTGACTTACCAGGTTTTTCAGACCACCAAAAGCCCTGGGTCAGGGTGGCCCAGAGAAAGATGTGAGACAATCTGCTCTAAGTTAGCAAACTGTCTTAAACTGTTTCTCACATgtgatttcaatgtttttaagtgtTCGTAGTCTTCTCCTTTCTTGAAGTTCTAAAAACAAATATAAATTTGAACATGCATTGTGAATGCAAATTGTGCGCAGTACTGCATGACTACTTTGTAGTTTAAACCATTGCACACTCGGTACCGCTCTGAACAGAGATGTGTTGATGAATTTAGTAGATTTTGGAGCAACACCGTGATAGATTTTAGGATTTAGCCAAGGTTTGGGATTTGGTGCATTAATAAGGTACTCCTTAGTGGAACAAAAACATTTATATGTGCTATTAATGATCCAAATCCAACTCCTGGGCTTAATCCAAAAATCTATTTTAGTTTTGTttcaataaacatttttttgcgaatttaAGGCAGGTTCAAAAAATACACCATGTCTCCAGCAATTGGGTAAAAACATAAGAATTAAGTATAATTTTCATCTCAGTATCCGGCAAATACATAAATCTTCCAGCGAtttatgtaaaaacaaaaaattgcctGTTTTTCACCTGAATATCACGATTGTTCCAgcagttttgtaaaaacataaaaattacccatttttgaaagaagaaaatacaaGAGCACAAACCTGTGTTGTCAGCACAGTTGATGACAGCGCCTACGGGAAGACCATAGGACACTTTGAATTTATTACCAGCGGCTCCCACACGCCCTGAAAAGAGATAGATGTGAATAATGAataaatgatccaaacaacgaGATGACACTTTAATGAGTTGTGCTTGATGGAGATGAATACTAATGGAAAAATTAGGTTCTCCTTAAACTTCTAATGAGTGCTCCTACCAGTCAGTTCACTTTAATCAAGCCCTCATATTAGAGCTGTAGACTTTCAAATGAGGTGCATTGAAATTACTAAGTGTCTAAGTCTCCGGCTACCCTCGCTCGAGAGTATGAATGAAACAAACCAACATTCAGCAAAGGCCATTAAAAAGCTGCCTTGTCACAGTGAAGTTTAAACATAGGTATCGTTCAGTTCTTCAGGTTGATACATACATCTCAACAATTTGGACAGCCTAAGGATATCGTTGGGCATCCAGATATGGGTACCATCGCAAGTCTTCACACAATTTAAACCAAGTCAGATAGGTCGATAGTAGTTCACTTTCGACTGACACATGCAGTAAACCAATGGATTTATTTGTGCAGGGCAACAGCACCACCAAAATGGAATGACAGCAGCCTTGTCACTTGCAGCCTGAGAGTGATTGACTGCTGACATATTGGACGCTACGTCTAGATGACATCAATGACACGCTTGTTCTTAAATCATATCAGCATGAAGAGGTAAAGGAAATAGAAATATGCTgcgtgaacccaacggcataaTATGGGCAGAAAACTGCGGTACTCACATGAAGAGAACCATCTTCATCACTTTCAAAAGGATACTAATTTGGCATTAACTCTAGTCGCTACTTTCCAGACCTTGCGTTGAAAGCTATACTGCACATAAAATAGCTACTTTTCTAAAGCTGTCTAGAGAGCGTCACAGGAGAAATgcagcaattttcaaaattgtatctAGTTGAGATTAACAGTATGTACTTCATCGGGTTAATTTTGGAAGCCTCTGACCGTCGGGTTTTGGAGACTCATTGCGCAGATTGAAAAATTAGGGATTGATGCAAGATAATGGATTTAGAACTTTCGAACAAACTCAGAAAGTCTGGAATCCAATATTGAATGACTGAATGCCTTTCAATTGATTCAGAATCCTCCACCATATTCAAGGACTCGTTAGACTGGAAGTAAGTAACCTCAAATGAGCATGAGCACCTGCGATGGTGACACGATCAATTGGGAACTATATTGCAACTAGTCAATTTCAGTATGATGTATTGAAAGAGATGTCTGAATTCGTGCTAGAAAATCTAAAGTCTTGTAGATGCCTTGGGGAAAAAAGTACGCGACGCTCAGCCGCGTACCCGTACGGGTACAATAGCGTGGCTGGAGAGGGTGGTAACTATTGTAAGGAAAGCAGCGAGAAAAGAGAAATAATGGTTGAATAAGTAAAAACGATGATATGGAGCTTGTGCAAAGGGAGTTAATATGAATAAAAACACTTGCTTACCTCTCTTCGGCATGGTGAATTAGGTTTTCGCGAAGTCACACGCGGcctaaaattgttgaaatggCAGCCGAAGTGATTTCTAACCTACAAAATTATTTGACAACGTGCAATGCAGTGCGACGATTGGCCACAGGTAGCAGCACCTCTGTTTTTCAGAAGCTGCACGATTGGCCCAATTTGTGCGCCACGTAAATGGcgcgaaaatttaaaacatcgGACTCGATCACTGGTTTCGGCCCaaaagaattttttcctttgcaGTCCAAACTCTCAAAATCGACATGAACCAGTTATACTTGAGACGGAAAGATTactttcatgcaaaaattttcattttacgtTATATCACACAAGTCAGTTAGCTTTACTTAGTTAATTCAAACTTAAAATTCTAGAATGGACAAAaaggaaagttttcaaaaaatataaaattttaaaaaaatcttacaaCAATGACTCTTTTGAAAACTGATGTACAGAGGTCTCCCGTGTCCTTTATGATGTAAAACTCCCCAATAGACGATCAAAAAATTCTCACCGGCTCATTGACCACAACAAAGTAATGTCTATAGTGTAGAGAATGATATTGCCAATATTGTGATTTTCTATTTGACATCACACAAGTCAACATTTCACAACCATTCCTAAtacatatgaggggcttggaggacaaagtgcacaagtgcagtttttgatttttcaagaaatacgtcttttaagttttaaaattacatgaagTCGTACGGCAGagaaaaagtcgaatttcaattttttacgcataAAAATTAGATGTTagtcgtgaatttttcacagaatatattttcagactagttttaattgaaatcatgaATAGGTATATATAtttgttcaaaaactgcacgtacGCACCTTGTCTTTCAAGCCCTTCATATCATTCTGTCCCATTTTTCTGCATTTCGCACTAAATGCATGTGGAAATAATTTCTGAGGCGCATTCTCGAAAagtgtaaaaataataaattgggACAATACTTTTACCACCGCTCCTCTCCATTACTGACGCTAAAAACTCATTAAAAACCCAACATTTTGATGTAACACAGTTTAGTTagaatgaattttcaaatttattctatGAAATTGagttcaaattaatttttctatcAACCAAATGATGCACAACAATAAATGTTACAACTTAGTGGAAACCTCCGTCCGTCTTTAGCCACTGAGATCTTGCACTGTCAATTCTTCAAACGTTGGTGACTTTTCGATAAACACCCGATCAAAATGAGCTCTATGCTGTCAGgatgaaaatttagagaaagagTGGGGAAGGATTTCAGAGCTCATCACATATGTTTGAGAAAATGACATGCATAAAAGCGAAATATCAGTTAAACTATCACCTGATATTCCTCCTTCCATTTGGGTGATACTATTAAAGggtccaaaaaagaaaaaaatgggctACAATCAACACAAATTTATTAGAAATGATTGTTTGAGATCTGCAAcaatcaataaaatgttcaacatAGGTAGGTAGGTAAATAATATTTACATCTGttgaaaaacaaaaggaaaattttttcccCATGAGTCATGAATAGTCCTTCTCTTTGTGATTACCTAGTCAAAATAATTGGGGTAGGGTAGGAGTCataaaaaaggatgaaataaTACATACCACTAAAATTGCACTAAAGTTTCACAAGATATAAACTTAAACAGATACAGGCTCTTAAAGGAGACAGCAATAAGAAATCAATCTAGAGATTCTGATAGAAGCAGACACCATATCAATGATGAAACTGCAAGAACGCATGTCTTCATTTGCAATGTAGCAAATTTCCTATCAAAcctcattttctaaatggaaaaatattcaacatcattttttaaaaatttctctgatttttcttctttgagtgaagaataacacatgaaaatttcaagcaatagcaTTGGTCTGTTTgctttggtaaaataaaatgggagtggagaGGTTGGAACACTGCAAACAAGAAACGCGTTCCTGTCATTTCACCGTTCATACACAAATCGCCAAATCTTGCAACAAGTAGTAAATTATCATATTCTGAGTTGCAACGTCAATGTGCGAGCTTCCATGATTTTCCCCTTCAAATATAATACTTTGAACTAGTTTTTTGCCCTTCACACTTTGCCATCGATGAACTGGATTCATGAAAGTTACCAATGGCTAAACTTGGAGAAAGCATGACTAAATTGTagcaattcaaaatttccgtttgtgctgattttttcaaagcaaaACAAAACCAGCTTTATCGCTTTTCAAAGGCTGTTTTTCACATAGAAAGTCAAAATAAAAGAGGGTTCCAAACAAGTACAAAGAATAATTTAAACTTCCAAAATTTAGGTCTAAATGGAAGAATTGAAGGTTATGGAAACATGTGTCTCAGGTGCTTAACCATTCTTATGCACAGACTTTGCCTCATTTAGGTGTGGTTTCGTCTGAACTCAAGTAGTTTCAACTATGAATAACTACGATTTGATGCAATAGAATggtcaacaaaaataaaatggagattCTACCATCAAAcactaaaattaaatataaaactgATTGATCGTAACTTATGTTGCACAAAACATCATTTCTCAATCAGGA
The genomic region above belongs to Bemisia tabaci chromosome 8, PGI_BMITA_v3 and contains:
- the RpL23 gene encoding large ribosomal subunit protein uL14, giving the protein MPKRGRVGAAGNKFKVSYGLPVGAVINCADNTGGKNLYVIAVKGYHGRLNRLPVGSVGDMIIATVKKGKPELRKKIMPAVIIRQRKPFRRKDGVFIYFEDNAGVIVNNKGEMKGSAITGPVAKECADLWPRIASNASSIA